One genomic region from Indicator indicator isolate 239-I01 chromosome 7, UM_Iind_1.1, whole genome shotgun sequence encodes:
- the CH25H gene encoding cholesterol 25-hydroxylase, whose translation MNCSLPNKVLLSYAMARQQDRLCLQPLWDFVMDKEQLIKSPFFPVLFSFTAYMAFCLPYIALDFLSTRLPNLRKYKIQPQNYPTLGMMVPCFVQSAYHHVVLIFPVTFLHWYCRPLNLPVIAPELPEVLLEVGACLLLFDFEYFLWHLLHHKVPWLYKTFHKVHHKHVSTFALTTQYSSVWELLSLGFFAAINPVFLRCHPLTEIIFFLVNIWLSVEDHSGYDLPWSTHRLVPFGLYGGAPHHDLHHLKFKSNYAPYFTHWDKLFGTFTESHSN comes from the coding sequence ATGAACTGCAGCCTGCCAAACAAAGTGCTGCTCAGCTATGCGATGGCTagacagcaggacaggttgTGCCTTCAGCCTCTTTGGGACTTTGTCATGGACAAGGAGCAACTGATCAAGTCACCTTTTTTCCCAgtgctgttttcttttacagCATATATGGCTTTCTGTCTTCCATATATTGCACTGGATTTTTTAAGCACTAGACTACCAAACCTGAGAAAATACAAAATCCAGCCGCAAAACTATCCAACTCTTGGAATGATGGTGCCTTGCTTTGTTCAAAGTGCATATCACCACGTTGTTTTGATCTTTCCGGTGACATTTCTCCACTGGTACTGCAGACCATTGAACCTACCAGTGatagctccagagctgcctgaggTCCTGCTAGAAGTAGGAGCTTGCCTGCTTCTCTTTGATTTTGAGTACTTCCTGTGGCATTTGCTTCATCACAAGGTGCCTTGGCTCTACAAGACCTTCCACAAAGTGCATCACAAGCATGTGTCAACGTTTGCTCTTACTACACAGTATTCCAGTGTGTGGGAATTGCTCTCACTGGGATTTTTTGCTGCTATCAACCCAGTGTTCCTCAGGTGCCATCCTTTGACGgagattattttcttccttgtaaATATTTGGTTGTCAGTGGAGGACCATTCAGGATATGACCTTCCGTGGTCAACTCACCGACTTGTGCCTTTTGGTTTATATGGGGGAGCACCACATCATGATCTCCATCACCTGAAATTCAAATCAAACTATGCTCCTTACTTCACCCATTGGGACAAACTCTTTGggaccttcacagaatcacattcTAATTGA